One segment of Nitrospirota bacterium DNA contains the following:
- the pyk gene encoding pyruvate kinase, which yields MARAKIVCTIGPATSSEKMIASMIRAGMDVARLNFSHGTHEEHRRYIDAIRKWSLKLKKPVAVLQDLQGIKIRIGKVEGGAVNLKKGQTVLLKPGDGITTGQTIFISYTALIKDLKKGQRVLLDDGLILLEVTGKKKDAVVAHVREGGGLTDHKGVNLPDSKISLSSFTDKDQDDLAFGLEVGVDYVALSFVMRANDIRKVKAWLDERGAAIPVIAKIEKPEALQHIDSILDEADGIMVARGDLGVEVPPEEVPIIQKELIRKANERGRLVITATQMLESMRVHMRPTRAEATDVANAVIDGTDALMLSAETATGRYPIEAVRMMRRIIEYTEGEVVLIPRGLPMVSFELESDERPSLAVADAAVRAAADVGAKCIVAFTRSGFTALLVSKCRPSAPVISFAPDEAVMRRLSLYWGVRPFQMRRLTHTDEMVFEVEKALINRKVARTGDLIIIIASSPLHDRGKTNFMKIHRIGG from the coding sequence ATGGCAAGGGCAAAGATAGTCTGTACAATAGGTCCGGCTACGTCGTCGGAGAAGATGATTGCATCCATGATCAGGGCCGGTATGGATGTGGCCAGGCTGAATTTCTCCCATGGAACCCATGAGGAACACAGGCGCTATATTGACGCTATAAGAAAGTGGAGCCTTAAACTTAAAAAACCTGTAGCCGTACTCCAGGACCTGCAGGGGATAAAGATAAGGATCGGCAAGGTTGAGGGTGGCGCGGTCAATCTGAAGAAAGGGCAGACCGTCCTGCTCAAACCCGGTGACGGTATTACCACGGGGCAGACGATTTTTATATCATACACCGCCCTTATTAAGGACCTGAAAAAGGGTCAGCGGGTCCTGCTTGATGATGGATTGATATTGCTTGAGGTTACAGGCAAAAAGAAGGATGCCGTAGTGGCCCATGTCAGGGAGGGAGGGGGGCTGACGGATCATAAGGGTGTAAATCTCCCGGATTCAAAGATATCCCTCAGCTCTTTTACCGACAAGGATCAGGATGACCTTGCATTTGGCCTTGAGGTGGGAGTGGATTATGTTGCGCTTTCGTTTGTTATGAGGGCCAATGATATCAGGAAGGTCAAGGCGTGGCTGGACGAGCGCGGTGCAGCCATTCCCGTTATTGCAAAGATCGAAAAGCCCGAGGCACTTCAGCATATTGATTCCATACTTGATGAGGCAGACGGGATAATGGTGGCCCGTGGAGACCTGGGAGTGGAGGTTCCGCCTGAAGAAGTCCCCATTATTCAGAAAGAGCTTATCCGGAAGGCCAATGAACGGGGCAGGCTGGTGATTACGGCAACCCAGATGCTCGAGTCCATGCGTGTGCATATGAGACCCACAAGGGCGGAGGCAACGGATGTGGCAAATGCCGTGATTGACGGCACGGATGCCCTGATGCTTTCTGCTGAGACAGCCACCGGCAGGTATCCCATTGAGGCCGTGAGGATGATGAGGAGAATAATTGAGTATACGGAGGGTGAGGTTGTTCTTATCCCCCGGGGATTGCCTATGGTGTCTTTTGAGTTGGAGAGTGATGAGAGACCGAGTCTTGCAGTGGCGGATGCTGCTGTCAGGGCTGCTGCCGACGTTGGTGCAAAGTGTATAGTTGCATTTACGCGTTCAGGGTTTACAGCGCTCCTGGTCTCAAAATGCAGACCCTCCGCGCCTGTAATTTCCTTTGCACCTGATGAGGCTGTTATGAGACGGCTCTCCCTTTACTGGGGTGTAAGGCCCTTTCAGATGAGACGGTTGACTCATACGGATGAGATGGTCTTTGAGGTAGAAAAGGCGCTGATTAACAGGAAGGTGGCAAGGACAGGTGATCTCATAATAATTATTGCAAGCTCTCCTTTGCATGACCGCGGAAAGACCAACTTTATGAAGATTCACAGGATTGGTGGGTGA
- a CDS encoding MBL fold metallo-hydrolase, whose amino-acid sequence MVENIYWFGHDTFRIAGRDVTVFTDPFRLKRQDKADIILITHEHYDHCSPEDVAKVQSDDTVIVTTPDCAGKLSGNIRTVKPGDRLEVKGVEIEVVPAYNTNKQFHPKAKNWVGYIFKVDGKRIYLAGDTDYIPEMKTFKDIDIALLPVSGTYVMTADEAVQAALDIKPKVAIPMHYGSIVGSEADARRFADALKGKIEVVILKKEE is encoded by the coding sequence ATGGTAGAGAACATTTACTGGTTTGGGCATGATACGTTCAGGATTGCAGGCAGGGATGTTACGGTGTTTACAGACCCCTTCAGGCTTAAAAGGCAGGATAAGGCCGATATCATTCTCATTACCCACGAACACTATGATCACTGCTCTCCTGAGGACGTCGCGAAGGTTCAGTCAGACGATACGGTTATTGTGACAACCCCTGACTGTGCCGGAAAGCTGTCGGGTAATATCAGGACTGTAAAACCGGGGGACAGGCTGGAGGTTAAAGGGGTTGAGATCGAGGTTGTGCCTGCATATAATACCAACAAGCAGTTCCACCCAAAGGCCAAAAACTGGGTGGGTTATATATTTAAAGTGGACGGAAAGAGGATATACCTTGCAGGAGATACTGATTATATCCCGGAGATGAAGACTTTTAAGGATATCGATATTGCCCTTCTGCCTGTAAGCGGCACCTATGTTATGACCGCTGATGAGGCAGTGCAGGCAGCCCTTGATATAAAACCAAAGGTGGCGATTCCAATGCACTACGGTTCTATTGTGGGGTCAGAGGCTGATGCCAGGAGATTTGCAGATGCCTTAAAGGGTAAAATAGAAGTAGTTATCCTGAAAAAAGAAGAGTGA
- the nth gene encoding endonuclease III — MADAKKILKLLLRKYPDPGIALNFTNPLELLVATILSAQCTDKRVNEVTKTLFKKYKSARDYATADIEVFEQEIKPTGFYKNKARQVINCCRALVEKHNGKVPDSLEALTELPGVGRKTANVVLGCAFGKQAIAVDTHVLRVSNRLGLVHSDNPERVEEELMKQIPKDKWTRFTLAMILHGRETCGAKKPGCGECILFDECEWEEKGKYRK, encoded by the coding sequence ATGGCTGATGCAAAAAAGATTCTGAAACTCCTGCTGAGAAAATATCCTGATCCCGGGATTGCCCTTAATTTTACCAATCCACTTGAGTTGCTTGTAGCCACCATCCTTTCCGCTCAATGCACTGACAAGAGAGTAAATGAGGTGACCAAAACTCTCTTTAAGAAATACAAATCCGCCCGTGATTATGCAACAGCCGATATAGAGGTCTTTGAGCAGGAGATCAAGCCTACCGGTTTTTATAAAAACAAGGCACGCCAGGTGATTAACTGCTGCAGGGCCCTGGTTGAAAAACATAACGGCAAGGTGCCCGACAGCCTTGAGGCTCTCACAGAACTGCCGGGGGTGGGCAGAAAGACCGCAAATGTCGTGCTCGGCTGTGCCTTTGGAAAACAGGCAATTGCAGTGGATACCCACGTTCTGAGGGTGAGCAACCGTCTCGGGCTCGTTCACTCGGATAATCCGGAGAGGGTTGAAGAGGAGTTAATGAAGCAGATTCCAAAGGACAAATGGACCCGGTTTACACTTGCGATGATCCTTCACGGCAGGGAGACCTGCGGGGCAAAAAAGCCCGGGTGTGGTGAGTGTATCCTGTTTGATGAGTGTGAGTGGGAGGAGAAGGGGAAGTATAGAAAGTGA
- a CDS encoding biotin--[acetyl-CoA-carboxylase] ligase yields MESWRVGVLRGLLPEDLQSLAAFQEETDLYRFSFYDSVSSTNDVALKLAREGNPHGTVVIADSQERGRGRHGRTWYSPPGVNIYMSIILNPGVITFHPALVTLSASLAVVNAVNSCLLSQSGAGTVAKVPSVEVWPKWPNDIYCNHRKLGGILTEASTARERIRFMVAGIGMNVNMQADQIPPDFRDNTTSLYSETGEVFDRGRVIVKILESFSRYYTLLFNDPASVIARWCKISHTINSYVKAVTPQGEIYGTALGLDDRGFLRLGKEGGEEVCLNTAEIVHLRDHDR; encoded by the coding sequence ATGGAGAGTTGGAGAGTTGGAGTGTTGAGGGGATTATTGCCTGAAGATTTACAATCCCTTGCGGCCTTTCAGGAAGAGACGGACCTCTACAGGTTCTCTTTTTACGACAGTGTCAGCTCTACAAATGATGTGGCCCTCAAACTTGCCAGAGAAGGCAATCCTCACGGCACAGTGGTGATAGCCGACTCTCAGGAAAGGGGCAGGGGGAGGCATGGAAGGACCTGGTATTCACCGCCGGGAGTAAACATATATATGAGCATTATCCTGAATCCCGGAGTTATTACGTTTCATCCTGCCCTTGTTACACTGTCGGCATCTCTTGCAGTTGTAAATGCTGTAAATTCCTGCCTGTTGTCTCAATCCGGGGCCGGCACTGTTGCCAAGGTGCCTTCTGTTGAGGTATGGCCGAAGTGGCCAAATGATATTTACTGTAATCACAGGAAGCTTGGCGGGATACTTACAGAGGCGTCAACTGCAAGGGAGAGGATAAGATTTATGGTGGCTGGCATAGGCATGAATGTAAATATGCAGGCGGACCAGATACCCCCGGATTTCAGGGATAATACAACGTCCCTGTATTCAGAGACAGGTGAGGTCTTTGATCGGGGCAGGGTTATAGTGAAGATACTGGAGTCTTTCAGCAGGTATTATACCCTCCTCTTTAATGATCCTGCCTCTGTAATAGCCCGATGGTGTAAAATAAGCCATACCATTAACAGTTATGTGAAGGCCGTTACGCCGCAAGGAGAGATATACGGAACGGCCCTGGGCCTTGATGACAGGGGGTTTCTGAGGCTCGGAAAAGAGGGTGGTGAGGAGGTATGCCTGAACACAGCCGAGATTGTCCATCTGAGAGACCATGACAGATAA
- a CDS encoding type III pantothenate kinase: MTDKILTIDIGNSNINIGLFKDDTIRTVSLSTRPLKDRAFYEGVLREFLGDDQPAGGVLSSVVPSHDGLFYELLKTFSGEDPVVVTHEINTGLIFDVAEPESIGADRIANAVAACSRINGSLVVVDLGTATTITVVDREKRLTGGVIMPGVEMMCVALNRQTGKLPLVRPTSLAGPLGKDTKSSIISGAGYGTAGAVDRLLDEISVILGEFIAVLTGGNAPLIRGLLKREYIYIPELTLTGLRIIYERNRG; this comes from the coding sequence ATGACAGATAAGATTCTGACCATAGATATAGGAAACAGCAATATAAATATCGGTCTTTTTAAGGATGACACGATCAGGACCGTAAGCCTCAGTACCCGTCCACTTAAGGACAGGGCCTTTTATGAAGGTGTTTTGAGGGAATTTTTGGGAGATGATCAACCCGCCGGTGGGGTGCTGTCATCTGTTGTCCCGTCTCATGACGGGTTGTTTTACGAGCTCCTGAAGACTTTTAGCGGCGAGGATCCTGTTGTGGTAACCCATGAGATAAACACGGGGCTTATATTTGATGTTGCAGAGCCCGAAAGTATCGGTGCGGACAGGATAGCCAATGCAGTTGCCGCGTGCAGCAGGATAAATGGCAGCCTTGTGGTTGTTGATCTCGGCACGGCAACCACGATTACGGTTGTAGACAGAGAGAAGAGATTGACTGGAGGGGTGATTATGCCCGGGGTGGAGATGATGTGTGTTGCGCTTAACAGGCAGACGGGCAAGCTCCCCCTTGTAAGGCCCACTTCCTTAGCCGGACCTTTAGGTAAGGACACAAAAAGTAGTATAATCTCAGGAGCAGGGTATGGAACTGCGGGCGCAGTGGATAGATTGCTTGACGAGATCTCTGTTATTCTTGGGGAGTTCATAGCCGTTCTTACCGGAGGTAATGCCCCCTTGATTAGGGGGTTGTTAAAGAGGGAGTACATTTACATCCCGGAGCTTACATTAACGGGGTTGAGAATAATCTATGAGAGAAACAGGGGATAA
- a CDS encoding galactose-1-phosphate uridylyltransferase: MRETGDNRNMNEIRREPLLGRWVAVLSESMKPEDYLSSMEPSAGGHCDLCEEESGGAEEIYSVRDESGKWLVRVLPAMVPVFSPEGDLGRKGVGIYDRMNAIGVNEMLIESPQHNVQPEDMGSEQMLRVVEAFSARMIELEKDVRIRHIMIHKNCGVPSGDACGHPHSLITATPVIPKRVKEELDGAKQYYEYKERCIFCDFMREEERLKERVVMETPYFLVFCPYAARFPFEFWILPRIHNCSFRDVTEDEKRDLSETLSIMFKKLRRLLKNPPYNYVLHTAPSRIPRRNHWHTLGEDFHWHIEVMPRMRSIGSFELGSGMYTLTTSPEDAAKYLKEVSHGD; encoded by the coding sequence ATGAGAGAAACAGGGGATAACAGGAATATGAACGAGATCAGAAGAGAGCCGTTGCTTGGAAGATGGGTGGCTGTATTGAGTGAGTCAATGAAGCCGGAGGATTATCTCTCCTCAATGGAACCTTCAGCAGGAGGACATTGCGACCTGTGCGAAGAAGAGTCAGGGGGGGCTGAGGAGATATACAGTGTAAGGGACGAATCCGGTAAATGGCTTGTCAGGGTTTTGCCCGCAATGGTGCCGGTCTTTTCACCCGAGGGCGACCTTGGCAGAAAGGGTGTCGGTATTTATGACCGGATGAATGCAATAGGTGTCAACGAGATGCTGATAGAATCACCGCAGCACAATGTGCAGCCTGAAGATATGGGATCGGAGCAGATGCTCAGGGTTGTGGAGGCCTTTTCAGCAAGGATGATCGAGCTTGAGAAGGATGTAAGAATCAGGCATATAATGATACACAAGAATTGCGGAGTCCCTTCCGGTGATGCGTGCGGTCATCCCCACTCGCTTATTACTGCAACACCCGTAATCCCCAAGCGGGTAAAAGAAGAGCTGGATGGCGCAAAACAGTACTATGAATACAAGGAAAGGTGTATATTTTGTGATTTTATGAGGGAGGAGGAACGACTGAAGGAGCGTGTTGTGATGGAGACCCCTTATTTCCTGGTCTTTTGTCCTTATGCTGCAAGATTTCCCTTTGAGTTCTGGATACTTCCCAGGATACACAACTGTTCTTTCAGGGATGTAACAGAGGATGAAAAGAGAGACCTTTCAGAGACCCTCTCCATTATGTTCAAGAAACTCAGGAGGCTCCTGAAAAATCCCCCATACAATTATGTTCTTCACACAGCGCCAAGCAGGATACCGAGGAGAAACCACTGGCACACACTTGGCGAGGATTTTCACTGGCATATAGAGGTTATGCCGAGGATGAGGAGCATCGGCAGTTTTGAGCTTGGCTCCGGCATGTACACTTTAACTACATCCCCTGAGGATGCAGCAAAATATCTTAAGGAGGTTTCTCATGGAGATTAA
- a CDS encoding universal stress protein, with product MEIKKILFPTDFMEGTTQAIPYAVDLAKKYGARLYIIHVIHEVTRATGLYVPHIAVDELYKTMQVEAEKEITRVYLEELRGFEDVEYKVLTGIPYEEIINFAEENAMDMIVMGTHGRKGLDRLFFGSTAEKVVKGAHCPVLTVRAKEFSE from the coding sequence ATGGAGATTAAGAAGATTTTATTCCCGACTGACTTTATGGAAGGTACTACACAGGCGATTCCCTATGCAGTGGATCTTGCAAAAAAGTATGGAGCAAGGCTTTATATAATTCATGTTATCCATGAGGTAACCAGGGCGACAGGTCTTTATGTGCCTCATATTGCCGTTGACGAACTCTACAAAACCATGCAGGTTGAGGCGGAAAAAGAGATCACCCGTGTCTATCTTGAGGAATTGAGAGGGTTTGAAGATGTTGAATACAAGGTCTTAACGGGTATTCCCTATGAAGAGATAATCAACTTTGCTGAAGAGAATGCAATGGATATGATAGTGATGGGCACACACGGTAGAAAGGGACTTGACAGACTCTTTTTCGGCAGTACGGCTGAAAAGGTTGTCAAGGGTGCACACTGTCCTGTTCTGACGGTCAGGGCAAAGGAATTTTCCGAGTGA
- a CDS encoding NAD(P)/FAD-dependent oxidoreductase, giving the protein MRTQVLVVGGGPAGATAARRLSEAGIEVILVEKDLLHHRKPCGGGIASTALQEFEIPRNIPHRIVNTIRFVSPSGRKLNIPLKGGEILVVDRMAFDSLLRSLAGASGAQVLEGEFSGFQSRDGKLKSRVLINGETEIIESDYLIASDGVNSRVRSSLGLKASGYVFTLSCSVEGLEVDACEFWFGSEHAPSSYSWVFPKVGMDSHEPEALRHSVGGCSVGTGGSYGSDARLFFERFLKRLNINGSQGMAARGYKVPLWKNGLYNIGNILFVGDSATQVMPFTYEGIYYAMKSGEFAAEAIINNSLSLYRKLWRRRFLSRFMLMRTLESVFLRNDAGAEKLFDMFGRTDVQEASMRLWLMKDASRGSLLSYVNLFRKFLH; this is encoded by the coding sequence ATGCGTACACAGGTCCTTGTAGTTGGAGGCGGCCCTGCCGGTGCAACTGCTGCCAGGAGGCTTTCAGAGGCAGGCATTGAGGTTATACTTGTCGAGAAGGACCTTCTTCATCACAGGAAACCCTGTGGAGGCGGAATAGCTTCCACTGCCCTTCAAGAATTTGAAATCCCCCGTAACATACCTCACAGGATTGTTAATACGATAAGATTCGTTTCTCCTTCGGGCAGGAAGCTCAATATTCCACTTAAGGGCGGCGAGATACTGGTTGTGGACAGGATGGCATTTGATTCTCTGCTTAGAAGTCTTGCAGGTGCATCCGGAGCGCAGGTTCTGGAGGGAGAATTCTCGGGGTTTCAATCAAGAGACGGCAAATTAAAATCCCGTGTATTAATAAATGGTGAAACTGAAATAATAGAATCAGATTATCTGATCGCTTCCGACGGTGTTAATTCAAGGGTGAGAAGCTCCCTTGGTCTCAAAGCATCAGGCTATGTGTTTACTCTCTCGTGTTCAGTGGAGGGCCTTGAGGTTGATGCCTGTGAATTCTGGTTCGGCTCTGAACATGCCCCTTCTTCATATTCATGGGTTTTTCCAAAAGTTGGCATGGATTCTCATGAGCCGGAGGCCTTGAGACATTCCGTGGGGGGGTGCTCTGTGGGTACAGGGGGTAGCTATGGTAGTGATGCGAGATTGTTTTTTGAGAGGTTTTTAAAGAGGCTGAATATTAATGGTTCTCAGGGGATGGCCGCAAGGGGATATAAGGTGCCGCTCTGGAAAAATGGACTTTACAATATAGGGAACATACTCTTTGTGGGGGATTCAGCCACTCAGGTAATGCCTTTTACATATGAGGGTATCTATTACGCTATGAAATCAGGAGAATTTGCTGCCGAAGCAATAATCAATAACAGTCTGTCTTTGTACCGAAAACTATGGCGCAGGAGGTTCCTCTCAAGGTTCATGCTTATGAGAACCCTCGAAAGTGTCTTTTTGCGCAATGATGCAGGGGCGGAGAAACTGTTCGATATGTTTGGCAGAACAGATGTTCAGGAGGCGTCAATGAGGCTGTGGCTGATGAAGGATGCCAGCCGGGGAAGCCTTTTAAGTTATGTTAATCTCTTCAGGAAATTCCTGCATTGA
- a CDS encoding TonB family protein: protein MAEIVTPPALSRKTEVLRGKDRSLPVKRLEQPAPKITPSAEKPSVRQEQSSSPSETSGSPVELNKGLLPEKGIRPPGQGSGVEGESGMQRLPRGRELFDSRIIGDIARLKPAEKGKEESEVTFSTKELKYYSYMMKLKGKIERIWRYPPEAVRRGLYGDPYIRFTIKKDGYLGSVELVRTSGYRELDEAAMQALRDGEPYWPLPENWDMDGITITGHFVYTLYGTYLR, encoded by the coding sequence ATGGCAGAGATTGTCACTCCCCCTGCGCTCAGCAGGAAGACAGAGGTCCTGCGGGGTAAAGACAGGAGCCTGCCGGTGAAGAGACTTGAACAACCTGCTCCAAAAATCACGCCCTCTGCAGAGAAACCATCCGTAAGGCAGGAGCAGTCTTCTTCCCCGAGCGAGACTTCCGGATCGCCTGTTGAGTTGAATAAAGGGTTGTTGCCGGAGAAGGGGATAAGGCCTCCCGGGCAGGGTTCGGGGGTAGAGGGAGAGTCGGGGATGCAGCGACTGCCGCGGGGCAGAGAGCTTTTTGACTCCAGGATAATAGGAGATATTGCCAGACTGAAGCCCGCTGAGAAAGGGAAAGAGGAATCGGAAGTTACCTTCAGCACAAAAGAACTCAAGTATTACAGCTACATGATGAAGCTTAAGGGCAAGATTGAGAGGATATGGAGATACCCGCCTGAGGCTGTAAGGCGGGGTCTTTACGGTGACCCCTACATAAGGTTTACAATAAAGAAGGACGGCTATCTGGGGTCTGTAGAGTTGGTACGCACGTCAGGCTACAGGGAGCTTGATGAGGCTGCAATGCAGGCGCTCAGGGATGGTGAGCCATACTGGCCCCTGCCTGAAAACTGGGATATGGATGGAATCACAATTACCGGACATTTTGTCTATACACTTTATGGGACCTATTTAAGGTAG
- a CDS encoding GAF domain-containing protein: MKDEDKPKEQFVEELLKMRMRIDELEDAECRCRRAEGELRKVNRALKVLSECNQIIVRVRDEPVLLNRICRVFVEIGGYRLAWIGFAEHNREKSVRPVAQAGYEDGYIETLDITWADTDRGRGPTGIAIRAGEVSINRNIPSNPDYALWRVEAIKRGYQSSIAIPLIDDNRLLGAINIYAPEPDAFDSEEVRLLTELANDLAYGITTLRMRAEHSRVEEEQTRLRRRLEMLWNIARMADADYQTLCDLVLVEITAMTQSPYAFYGFLNEEETVMKIYAFSAGAMKECRIQDRPIEYPLVNAGLLGDAVRFRRTLMINDYQSCSGKKGIPDSHIPLARVLIVPVFSHGRIVALAGVANKPSDYTEDDARQIESFATNVQVIMDRRQAEEEKGKIQAQLLQAQKMEAVGTLAGGVAHDFNNLLTAIRGYVDLVMMKVDESEPFYRNLKQIRNASMRAADLTRQLLLFSRKQPMEFIHLNINRTIDDLLKMLNRLIGEDIAIRTYPEPDIWMVRADPGSIEQVIMNLAGNARDAMPDGGSLTIRTENVLLDEEYCKVILEARPGRFVCLSVEDTGAGMNKKTVQHIFEPFFTTKEAGKGTGLGLSVVYGIVKQHEGWINVSSKSGLGSTFRIYLPASSVKSEDEARKENPVQKLQGSGERILLVEDEEGVRGFASEALRGSGYVVIEAANVQEALEIFEREKGDFHLILSDVVLPDNSGLHLVDQLLSYKPDLQVLLSSGYTDQKSQWRLIRERKFRFLQKPYALGDLLQAVKEVMEQN, translated from the coding sequence ATGAAAGACGAGGATAAGCCAAAAGAGCAATTTGTAGAAGAGTTGCTGAAAATGCGTATGCGGATTGATGAACTGGAGGACGCTGAATGTCGATGCCGGCGGGCGGAGGGGGAACTGCGCAAGGTAAACAGGGCACTCAAGGTGCTTAGTGAGTGTAACCAGATAATTGTGCGGGTGAGAGATGAGCCGGTCTTGCTGAATAGGATATGTAGGGTCTTTGTGGAGATCGGGGGGTACCGTCTTGCATGGATCGGGTTTGCCGAGCATAACAGGGAGAAGAGTGTGCGGCCGGTGGCACAGGCTGGTTACGAGGATGGGTATATCGAGACGCTGGATATTACCTGGGCAGATACGGACAGGGGGCGCGGTCCAACCGGCATAGCTATCCGGGCGGGGGAAGTAAGTATTAACAGGAATATTCCGTCAAACCCGGATTACGCTCTATGGCGGGTTGAGGCGATTAAGCGTGGTTATCAATCGTCGATTGCCATTCCTCTGATTGACGACAATCGGTTACTGGGTGCAATAAACATATATGCCCCTGAGCCGGATGCCTTTGACAGCGAAGAGGTGAGACTGCTGACAGAGCTGGCGAATGACCTGGCCTATGGCATTACAACGCTACGTATGCGTGCCGAGCATAGTCGGGTCGAAGAAGAACAGACCCGCTTGCGGCGACGACTTGAGATGCTCTGGAATATTGCGCGCATGGCTGATGCGGACTACCAGACCTTATGCGACCTCGTACTGGTCGAAATCACAGCAATGACACAGAGTCCCTACGCTTTCTACGGTTTTCTCAATGAGGAGGAGACGGTGATGAAAATTTATGCGTTCTCTGCGGGCGCAATGAAGGAGTGCCGCATACAGGACAGGCCGATTGAATATCCTTTAGTCAATGCAGGGCTTCTGGGTGATGCAGTCCGCTTCAGGAGGACACTTATGATCAATGACTATCAATCCTGTTCCGGCAAGAAAGGAATCCCTGATAGTCACATTCCGCTTGCCAGGGTACTGATAGTTCCTGTTTTCAGTCACGGCCGTATTGTTGCACTGGCAGGTGTAGCCAACAAACCCTCGGACTATACGGAAGATGACGCCAGACAGATCGAGTCTTTTGCCACAAACGTACAGGTGATTATGGATCGCCGGCAGGCAGAGGAGGAGAAAGGAAAAATACAGGCCCAGCTTCTCCAGGCGCAGAAGATGGAAGCTGTGGGAACACTGGCAGGAGGGGTTGCCCACGATTTCAACAATCTGCTGACGGCTATCCGGGGATATGTCGATCTGGTGATGATGAAAGTTGACGAGTCGGAACCTTTTTACAGGAATCTGAAGCAGATACGTAATGCCTCTATGCGCGCGGCCGACCTCACCCGCCAACTGCTTCTTTTCAGCCGCAAGCAGCCAATGGAATTTATCCATCTCAACATCAACAGGACGATTGATGATTTACTGAAGATGCTTAATCGTCTTATCGGTGAGGATATAGCTATCAGGACATATCCGGAGCCGGACATCTGGATGGTCCGGGCAGATCCGGGCAGTATCGAGCAGGTGATCATGAACCTTGCCGGCAATGCCAGAGACGCCATGCCTGACGGCGGGAGTCTCACTATCAGGACCGAAAACGTTTTGCTGGACGAGGAGTATTGCAAGGTTATCCTTGAGGCGCGGCCCGGCAGATTTGTCTGTCTGTCGGTCGAGGACACGGGAGCCGGCATGAATAAAAAGACCGTTCAGCACATTTTCGAACCCTTCTTTACCACCAAGGAGGCAGGAAAGGGTACCGGACTCGGCCTCTCCGTTGTCTATGGTATCGTCAAACAGCACGAGGGGTGGATAAATGTTTCCAGTAAGTCCGGCTTGGGTTCGACGTTCAGGATATACCTGCCTGCCTCTTCTGTAAAGTCGGAAGATGAGGCGAGAAAGGAGAATCCCGTACAGAAGCTCCAGGGCAGTGGTGAGCGGATACTTCTGGTAGAGGATGAGGAAGGAGTCCGGGGATTTGCCTCGGAAGCGCTTCGTGGAAGCGGATACGTAGTGATTGAGGCCGCAAATGTTCAGGAGGCGTTGGAGATTTTTGAAAGAGAAAAGGGGGACTTTCACCTGATTCTCAGCGATGTTGTTCTGCCCGACAACAGCGGTCTTCATCTGGTTGACCAGCTCCTCTCTTACAAGCCTGATTTGCAGGTCCTGCTGAGCAGTGGCTACACGGATCAGAAATCGCAGTGGCGCCTTATACGGGAGAGAAAATTCCGGTTTCTGCAGAAACCTTATGCCCTGGGCGATCTGCTTCAGGCCGTTAAAGAGGTTATGGAGCAAAACTGA